In the Helianthus annuus cultivar XRQ/B chromosome 11, HanXRQr2.0-SUNRISE, whole genome shotgun sequence genome, one interval contains:
- the LOC110890720 gene encoding probable voltage-gated potassium channel subunit beta, which produces MEYKNLGRSGLKVSQLSYGAWISFGNQLDVKEAKTLLQTCRDNGVNFFDNAEVYANGRAEEIMGQAIRELGWKRSDIVVSTKIFWGGPGPNDKGLSRKHIVEGTKASLKRLDMEYVDVIYCHRPDICTPVEETVRAMNYVIDNGWAFYWGTSEWSAQQITEAWAVADRLDLVGPIVEQPEYNMFSRHKVESEYLPLYKNHGIGLTTWSPLASGVLTGKYNSGVPPDSRFALENYKNLASRSLVDDVLKKVRKLQPIADELDVPMSQLAIAWCAANPNVSSVITGATKEHQIQENMKAINVIPKLTPDVMEKIDAVVQSKPKKPDSYR; this is translated from the exons ATGGAATACAAAAACCTAGGCCGATCAGGCCTCAAAGTCTCCCAACTCTCCTATGGCGCATGGATCAGTTTCGGCAACCAACTAGACGTCAAAGAAGCCAAAACCCTCCTTCAAACCTGCCGTGACAACGGCGTTAACTTCTTCGACAACGCAGAAGTCTACGCCAACGGTCGAGCTGAAGAAATCATGGGCCAAGCAATCCGAGAGCTCGGATGGAAACGTTCCGACATAGTAGTCTCCACTAAGATATTCTGGGGTGGCCCCGGCCCCAACGACAAAGGCTTGTCCAGGAAACATATTGTCGAGGGGACAAAAGCTTCGTTGAAGCGGTTGGATATGGAGTATGTGGATGTTATTTATTGTCATCGGCCGGATATTTGTACTCCTGTTGAGGAAACTGTACGGGCAATGAACTATGTTATTGACAATGGTTGGGCCTTCTATTGGGGCACCAGTGAGTGGTCTGCTCAGCAGATTACGGAAGCGTGGGCGGTTGCTGATCGGTTGGATCTTGTTGGGCCGATTGTTGAGCAGCCGGAATATAATATGTTTTCTAGGCATAAG GTTGAGAGTGAGTATCTTCCTCTTTACAAAAACCATGGCATCGGACTTACAACATGGAGTCCTCTTGCATCTGGAGTTCTGACCGGAAAATACAATTCCGGGGTTCCACCGGACAGTAGATTTGCGTTGGAAAATTATAAG AATCTGGCCAGTCGATCATTGGTGGATGACGTGCTGAAGAAAGTGAGGAAGCTACAACCGATTGCGGATGAACTTGATGTGCCAATGTCTCAGCTTGCGATCGCTTGGTGTGCTGCAAACCCCAATGTATCGTCGGTTATAACCGGTGCTACAAAGGAACATCAG ATTCAAGAAAACATGAAGGCTATTAATGTGATTCCGAAGCTTACGCCAGATGTGATGGAGAAGATTGATGCCGTTGTCCAGAGCAAACCCAAGAAGCCAGATTCGTATAGGTGA